The sequence GTGGCGGGTAACGGGTCAGGCAGCGGCCAGGCCATCGCGCCCTCGGCCAGGATACCGACTGCCAGGATGCCGGCCAGCGTCGCTGTCACCAGGTGTCGCCGGACCTCGCTGCCCGCCAGCATCCCTAGCCGCTGCTGGATGAGTGCGACGCCCAGCCCGGCGAGGGCCGCCAGCCCAACCGGCGCCAGCAGCCCGCCGAGCCGCGCCGGGACGCGCACGGCCTTGAAGCCGGGCACCAGCTCGTAGGCCAGCCGGTACGGCAGCGGCACGCTCCGGCCCCCGAATTCGGCTTCCGGTCCGAAGCTGAGCACCAGCGACCCCACCACGACGATCAGGAGCATCCATCGCTCCCAGCCGAGGCGCCGGTATGCCAGCCCGATCAGCCCCAGCACGACCAGCAGCACACCCGGGAAGAGGTCCTGCTCCAGGTGGCGGTGGAAACGCTCGCTCAGCAGGCCACCATAGAGCCGGTTGTATGGGTGCACCGCCAGGTAGTCGCTCGCCTGGGCGCTCCACTTCACCACCTCGCCCATGGTCCGCTGGATGCTAAGCTCGGTGTTCACCTCGAGATAAGGGAGCAACGTCGGAAGCAGCACCAGCGTGGCGACCAGACCCGCAGCGGCGATCTTGGCCGTGGCGATCAGGCTGGCGCGCGTTGGATGCCAGAGCAGGTAGGAGCCGACGACGAAGCCCAGCAGCGGCACAAGGAACATCAGGTAGTAGACGCCGAAGAGCCCCTGGGCCACGATCACCGCACCCAGGGCCACCGCCCAGCGGAACGAATTGCCACGCAGCGCCCGGCGTGCGGTGAGCACCGCCAGCGGCAGCCACTGAGCCGAGAGCAGGTTCAGGTGCTCCAGGTGCGCCATGCGCGCCGGCAGGTAGGCGTAGGCCACCCCGGCCACCACCCCGGCCAGCCGGCTGCCCGTCAGGTCGACGACCAGCAGGTACATGGCGAAGCCGCTGAGCGCCAACGCCAGCAGCACCGCAAGGTTGTCGGCCAGGATGACGTTGCCAGTCGCCAGCAGCACGGGTGCTACGAGCGCGGCCTGCCCGAAGAGGTGGTCGGCGAAGGCCAGCGTGTTCCGGTAGGGGTAGAAGATGTTGGCGTCGAAGACCCGCAGCGGGTCGGTGCGCCAGGCGTGCACGTCCCAGGCCATGGTCCAGGCCTGGAAGACGGGATCGCCCCAGCTCAACAGGGTGTGCGATAGGTCGGTCGCCAGCGGCCAGGTCATGGCGACCGCGAGCGCGCCGAACAGCACCAGCACGCCAACGTGGATAGCAGCGCGCCGCCATCCCCCGGCCGGTTGGGACGGCTCATCCGTCGCGCGCGGCGCGCCGCCGATCTCGGTCTCCATCGAGTCTCAGCGGTTCTTCCACTCAGGCACCCGCTTCTCCAGGAAGGCACACATGCCCTCCTGGGCGTCCGCGGCAAGGGCGTTGAGCGACATCACTTCCTTGGCATAGGCGTACGCCTGTGGCTGGGCCATCTCGAGCTGGCGGTAGAACGCCTGCTTGCCGATGCCGACGACGAAGCCGCTGGCCGCCGCGATCTTCTCGGCCAGCGCCCGCGTCTCGTCCGCCAGTCGGTCGGCCGGGACCACCCGATTGACCAGCCCCGCGGCCTGTGCCTCGCTGGCCGAGATCGGTTCGCCGGTCAGAAGCATCTCCAGGGCCTTTTTCTGCCCAACCACGCGGCTGAGCGCCACCATCGGCGTCGAGCAGAAGAGCCCGATCTTCACGCCCGGGGTGGCGAAGCGCGCGTCCTCGGCGGCAACCACCAGGTCGCAGGTAGCGACCAACTGGCACCCGGCGGCCGTCGCGATCCCGTGCACCTGGGCGATCACCGGCTGCGGGATACCCTGAATCGTCTCCATCAACCGTGTGCAGACGTCGAAGACATGCCGGTAGAACGCCGGGTCGCCCCCGACCATCTCCCGCAGGTCGTGCCCGGAGCAGAAGGCCGGGCCGTTGCCCCGCAGGATCACCACAGCGACGTCCTGACGCTCGCCGATCGCGGTGAAGCAGGCGATCAACTCCTGCATGTGGTCGACCGACAGGGCGTTGCGCTTCTCCGGCCGGTTCATCGTGACGTAGGCGATCGGCCCGTCAGTCTCCATGAGCACGTAGCGGTACGACTGCGCCGGTGCGGTGGTCATGGCCGGTCTCCCTTCGTCTGCGGTTGGGACGCTGGCCCTATCGTACGTCAGCGCCAGCGCCGGGCGCTACGCACCGGCGCCGGCGGACGTAGACGTCCATGAGGTGCTCAAGCGCGGCGGCGGGGTCATCGGTCAGACCCACGTGGACCGGGGAGGGCTGGATCACCGTGCTCCGGGGAGCGGTCAGCCAGTGGAATCGCTCACTCGGGGGCAGGGTCGCCACCGGACCGGCGTCAGGAGCACCGGCGCTGATAGCCTGGAGATTCCGCAGGTGCCGCTCGACCAGATCCAGGTCGAGGTCCGGCGCGAGGGCACGCACGCGGTCGCGATCGACCTCGATCCGCGTCTCCAGGAACCCGGACGTGCGCGCGAACAGGATGACGCCGACGTTGACGAACTCACCGCGCGTCACGCACGGCACGAGGCGGATGATGGCGTAGCTATACGACGCGGTGGGTGGTGCGAGGCACATAGGTGACCGGCCCTCGCTTCTGCGCCTCGACCGCCTCCTCCAGCCAGCGCCGGGGGCCGTTGAGGCGCTCGCTCAGATACGTGACGTAGGCCGCCCGGTGTGCGGCCAGATCAGGGAACTCCGGCTCGTCGCCGAGCCATGCATCCGGCACCGCCGCTACGACCCGATGCAGCGCCTCCTCGGTTAGGAGCGGGCGCAGGTGCTCGTCGGCGGCACGTAGATCACCGGCCAACCCGAGCAGGACATGCTCCCGGATCTGCGGGAAGGGTGACTGGATGCGGTCCCGCCAGCCCGGCCAGCGATGGTGGAAATAGAGCGCGGCGCCGTGGTCGATCATCCAGAGTTGATCCTGCCACACCAGCAGGTTCACGTTGCGCGCCGTGCGGTCGACGTTGGTGATCAGCGCGTCGAACCAGACGATGGCCGCCGCCAGCTCAGGCGACACCCAGGTGTCCACCGCCGGGTCGAACGCGAGCGCGCCCGGCAGGTAAGCCAGCCCGAAATTGGCCCCGACGCTGCCCCGCAGGATGTCCTGAATCTCAGGGTCGGGCTCGCTGCGGCCGAACTCGGCGTCGAGCATCACGATCGCGGGCGACGGGATCGGCAGATCGAGGGTGAGCGCGAGCCCGGCGGCGATCGCCTCCGCCACCAGCGCCTTGGCGCCCTGCCCGGCACCCCGGAATTTGACCACGACCGGTCCCGCGCCGTCGGTATCGACCACGGCCGGGAGGGATCCTCCCTCACGGAGCGGGACGGCGTAGCGCACGCCGCGCACACACGGGATCAACGGACTCGGTTCGCCACTCGACCCGCGGCCCACGCCGCTACCTCCCCGTCTGCCGACCGGCGTGAGCCGGACCGGCATCGTCCATCACCATCCACGCAAGTCTACACGCTGCCGCGCAACCAAGCCGCTCTTGCTCCGTTGCTCAAGACGGGGTATTGTCGGCTTCCACCAGCACTGTCAGTACGTTCGCGAGGTGGAGCGAGGGAAGGAGGTCTCTTGACCAAGGGGAGGACCACGCGACTGCGGTTCTTGGTAGGACTCCTCGTCCTGCTGACCGCCGTCGTCCCGGGTGCGGTCGGGGCCGCACCGGGGCAGCCCGCCGCCGGGGGAGCGGCGGAGATGCTCGCCACACCGACGAGCATGGGACCGGCCACCTTCCGAGTCTACGCACACCGCGAGGGATTGGTCGGTCACACCACGGCCAACGGCCATGTCATCCAGGAGAACGACCGCTTCGTCGCACTGCCCTGCCGGTGCGTCCTGTCGTCCAAGGGTGGCCATGAGTTCCAGGTGAAGATCGAGTACAAGGGCCGCACGGCCATCGTGCCGGTCTGGGACGTCGGCCCCTGGAACGTCGACGACAACTACTGGGACCCGCCGGAGAAGCGTCGCTACAGCGACATCCCGCAAGGGGTGCCGCAGGCCGCTGCCGCCTACTACGACGGGCACAACGGCGGCCGCGACGGGAAAGGCCGCGAGGTGCGCAGCCCCGCCGGGATCGACATCGCCGACGGCACCTTCTGGCACGACCTCGGCATGACCGATTCCGACTGGGTGACGGTCACATTCCTTTGGATGCTGCCCGATGAGGAGCCGGAGCTGCCACCGCTGCCTGCGGGATACGAGCACCTGCAGACGATCAAGTTCGGCGAGCGGCCGCCCCTCGACCGGGTCGAGCCGAGCGGCGAGCCGGGGTCGGTCTACGTTCCGCAGACCGGGCACAACATCATCAAGCCGATCGCCGACTACTGGTACGCCAACGGCGGCTGGCGCAACATCGGCTTGCCGCTGACCGAGCTGTTCCGTGAGGTGACGGCCAACGGCCGCGTTCGACTGGTGCAGTACTTCGAGCGCCAGATCCTCGAGCTGGTGCTGCAGCCGGATGGTTCAGCACTGGTGCAATCCGACCTGATCGGCTACGCGGCGTACGCGCCGCAGGAGGCACGCGCGCCGATCGCGCCCTTCGAGAGCAACGCCGATCACTGGTACTTCCCGGAGACGCAGCACTCCCTGAGCTTCGGCTTCAAGCAGGAGTGGCTTGCGCACGGCGGCGTCGAGGCCTTCGGCTATCCGATCACCGAGGAGTTCTCCGGCGTGACGCCGGACGGCCGGCGCTACGTGGCGCAGATCTTCGAGCGGGCGCGCTTCGAGTGGTGGCCTGACAAGGTGGGCACACCCGAGGAGATCACGTACGGCCTGCTCGTCACCGAACTACTGCGCCAGGCTGGCTGGGTCCCGTAGTACGAGAACCCCCGGCCGCCGGCCCTGCCTCCCACGAGGAAACGGGGCCGGCGGTACCGGGGCACCCCTACGCGATCACGTCGCGACGCTCGAAGATGACCAGCGCTCCCAGTGCGGAGACGATACCGATCGCAAACAGGACCAGCACGCCAATCGGGATCGTGCCGCTCGCGAGGGCTTCCTGCGGCTCGAAAGCGGTGAAGATCGACAGGTAACGCAGCCAGTCCCACCGCTCGCTCAAACTGCTCACCACCCAGAGCACGTAGAACAGCAGCGTGATCCCCGCCGCCAACCCGGCAGGACGGCCGCGGTCGGACGAGAGGGACGAGAGCAGCACCGAGTAGCCGCCGACGGCCACGGGAAAGCTGAGCAGGACCACCCCGGTCGCCAGCAGCGGCGCGGGGCCAATCGCCTCGCCGACCAGCGCCCCGCCGATCACGAGTCCCAGCAGTGTGATGGCGACCAGCGCAACGATCCCGGCCAGGAACGCGCCCAGCTTCCCCAACAGGAGTCGCGTGCGCGTCTCCGGAACTGACAGCCAGAACTCGACCGTGCCCCGGTCGATCTCCTGCGCGACCAGGCCCGCACCGGTCATGATGACGAAGACGCCCACGATCAGCGGCCACACGACGTTGAGGTACTCAGCACCGACGAAGCCCGCAAACGTGCCCATGTCGCTGATCCCGAAGGCCGCCTGCACCGCAGGGGGAAACGCCTGGAGATACTGATCGAGCATCTCGGTGTTGTCACGGACGGTGGGGTACAGGAGGAGGATGAACACGCCATAGAGGAACAACCCCAGCCCGTACCACAACACCGTGAATTGCAGGTCGCGCGTCGCGCGTCGCAGCATCACCACGCTCATCGCTCGACTCCTACCGGCTCCTTCACCGTCGCGGCGGTCTCGGGGCCATAGTAGCGCAGGAAGACGCGCTCGAGATCCGCCGGGGCGAACGTGAAGTCTTCCACCGGCAGCTCGGCCAGCAGCCGGAGCAGCGGCTGCACCGGCCCTCGCACCCCCAGCTCCAGATGGCGCCCCTCATCCGCGACCGATTCCACCACGACGCCGTCGAGCGCCGTGAACCGCTCGGGCGCGACCGGCTCGCGGAGGATCACAGAGAGGTGTCGCTCCCACTTCCGCTTCAACTGCTCCATCTCTTCGATCGCTACCAGTCGCCCCTCGCGGATGATCCCGACCCGGTCGGCGATGCGATCGACCTCATCGAGGAGATGCGATGAGAGGAACACGGTGACGCCCCGGTTACGCTCTTCCCGGATCAGGTCGAGGAAGTCGATCTGCTTGAGCGGATCGAGCCCGCTGGTCGGCTCGTCCAGGATCAAGAGCGGCGCTTCGTGCATCAGCGCCTGGACGATCGCCAGCTTCTGGCGGTTCCCCTTCGACAGGTGCCGGATCGT is a genomic window of Sphaerobacter thermophilus DSM 20745 containing:
- a CDS encoding enoyl-CoA hydratase, which translates into the protein MTTAPAQSYRYVLMETDGPIAYVTMNRPEKRNALSVDHMQELIACFTAIGERQDVAVVILRGNGPAFCSGHDLREMVGGDPAFYRHVFDVCTRLMETIQGIPQPVIAQVHGIATAAGCQLVATCDLVVAAEDARFATPGVKIGLFCSTPMVALSRVVGQKKALEMLLTGEPISASEAQAAGLVNRVVPADRLADETRALAEKIAAASGFVVGIGKQAFYRQLEMAQPQAYAYAKEVMSLNALAADAQEGMCAFLEKRVPEWKNR
- a CDS encoding DUF3037 domain-containing protein, which gives rise to MCLAPPTASYSYAIIRLVPCVTRGEFVNVGVILFARTSGFLETRIEVDRDRVRALAPDLDLDLVERHLRNLQAISAGAPDAGPVATLPPSERFHWLTAPRSTVIQPSPVHVGLTDDPAAALEHLMDVYVRRRRCVAPGAGADVR
- a CDS encoding HipA family kinase encodes the protein MPCVRGVRYAVPLREGGSLPAVVDTDGAGPVVVKFRGAGQGAKALVAEAIAAGLALTLDLPIPSPAIVMLDAEFGRSEPDPEIQDILRGSVGANFGLAYLPGALAFDPAVDTWVSPELAAAIVWFDALITNVDRTARNVNLLVWQDQLWMIDHGAALYFHHRWPGWRDRIQSPFPQIREHVLLGLAGDLRAADEHLRPLLTEEALHRVVAAVPDAWLGDEPEFPDLAAHRAAYVTYLSERLNGPRRWLEEAVEAQKRGPVTYVPRTTHRVV
- a CDS encoding ABC transporter permease subunit produces the protein MSVVMLRRATRDLQFTVLWYGLGLFLYGVFILLLYPTVRDNTEMLDQYLQAFPPAVQAAFGISDMGTFAGFVGAEYLNVVWPLIVGVFVIMTGAGLVAQEIDRGTVEFWLSVPETRTRLLLGKLGAFLAGIVALVAITLLGLVIGGALVGEAIGPAPLLATGVVLLSFPVAVGGYSVLLSSLSSDRGRPAGLAAGITLLFYVLWVVSSLSERWDWLRYLSIFTAFEPQEALASGTIPIGVLVLFAIGIVSALGALVIFERRDVIA
- a CDS encoding ABC transporter ATP-binding protein encodes the protein MPPPIEVQGLTRYYGKYRGIVDVTFTVNEGEVFGFLGPNGAGKTTTIRQLMGLIKPTSGTARIFGLDCWADAAAVKSRVGYLPGEIHLYEKMTGAEFLDFMGAFRGGKSRRRRDELAERLDLDLSRTIRHLSKGNRQKLAIVQALMHEAPLLILDEPTSGLDPLKQIDFLDLIREERNRGVTVFLSSHLLDEVDRIADRVGIIREGRLVAIEEMEQLKRKWERHLSVILREPVAPERFTALDGVVVESVADEGRHLELGVRGPVQPLLRLLAELPVEDFTFAPADLERVFLRYYGPETAATVKEPVGVER